The proteins below come from a single Macrobrachium nipponense isolate FS-2020 chromosome 17, ASM1510439v2, whole genome shotgun sequence genomic window:
- the LOC135195970 gene encoding serine/arginine repetitive matrix protein 1-like, with protein MSDLDNVVKTPVMFRVCSVEVCKVSAHAPRTEADDSSLKATIRYMELKIRALEQGKSGSVSDQCSDPSVVEGASDRLRSAFRPRPLPDSQFQWRRKVDSRRKARESPHRSGVPSADPEERSQAASDRIKEILRQCFSSSSSPSPKRGLNSPDASRPLKRAWKAPCSPLASSPDVFPEEPSPDVKRPRRSRDCSSTRTPLSASSNEEPAKSPTSVLAGLQVQISALADSLASRSRRRKDVSLPVKRSRRPSSDTRSPRCKLSSLKAADSSDRGVSREWLPSPGCLSSSSRRQVSGRRSFAGDESSPDRLPSSGKRSSPVKLSSSSVRPSLDRRSLQSRHRSSTPSRRSSPYKHQEPRRRLSPGRRSSPGSRSPFDRHQEPRRRLSPVRRPSPSRRQEPRRRLSPGRRSSPNSRSPLNRHQEPRRHRSPGRRSSLGRRSSPDSRSPLVRHQEPHKRSTPSRRSDPNNRSPRDRCPDSRRGSPPRKRPASGFDSPRSRSQDSPSFKISSNSKRESSLRQFRPDRHSSVSSCRSPVERTSPVRRHASVGHPSPDKTASYSKDPRSPVQEDQDGSDDEANKTAAVSSYKKLTELLLQEFGDSLSPTAPPSPHSLFSKSKATKGSSCVRMKPTLSMKKALRSFGSWLLSKEEAGRMMFAFPPSKLSGRTGFWYETGEPLGLGLPSSADADFSALVDATRRSALNSAKTM; from the exons ATGTCTGATTTAGATAATGTAGTTAAGACTCCTGTTATGTTTAGGGTTTGTTCTGTTGAagtatgtaag GTTTCAGCCcatgctccccgcaccgaagccgacgATTCGTCtttgaaagccaccattcgctaCATGGAACTGAAGATTCGCGCCTTAGAACAAGGTAAGAGTggcagtgttagtgatcagtgcagtgaccccagtgttgtggagggggcgtctgaccggctccgtaGTGCtttcaggcctagacctcttccagactcccagttccagtggaggaggaaagtcgacagccgcaggaaggctagggagagcccccacaggtcaggcgtcccttcggcagatcctgaagagcgttcccaggctgcctcggatcgtatCAAGGAGATCCTTCGTCAatgcttctcctcctcttcttcgcccTCACCGAAGCGCGGCTTGAACTCCCCAGATGCTtctcgccctttgaagagagcttgGAAGGCGCCCTGCAGCCCTTTGGCTTCCAGCCCGGATGTTTTTCCTGAGGAGCCCTCGCCGGACGTGAAGAGGCCCAGAAGATCCAGGGACTGCTCTTCTACGCGCACGCCTCTCTCTGCTTCTTCGAATGAAGAGCCTGCGAAGTCCCCTACTAGCGTGCTTGCCGGGCTCCAAGTGCAGATCTCGGCCCTTGCTGACTCCTTGGCTAGTAGATCTCGTAgaaggaaggacgtctcgctgccagtcaagagatctaGACGCCCTTCTTCTGACACGCGCTCTCCTCGTTGTAAGCTTTCTTCTCTGAAGGCGGCGGATTCTTCCGATCGAGGGGTCTCGCGTGAGTGGCTCCCCTCCCCTGGCTGcctctcttcctcgtccaggcGCCAGGTATCTGGCAGGCGCTCATTTGCTGGCGACGAATCTTCACCGGACAGGCTCCCTTCTTCTGGCAAACGCTCTTCACCTGTCAAACTCTCTTCCTCAAGTGTGCGCCCTTCCTTGGACAGACGCTCGTTGCAGAGTAGGCACCGATCTTCGACTCCTTCAAGACGTTCTTCTCCTTACAAGCACCAAGAACCTCGCAGGCGACTGTCacctggtaggcgctcgtcgcctggcagccgctctcctttcgataggcatcaagagcctcgtaGGCGCCTCTCTCCTGTTAGGCGCCCTTCTCctagcaggcgccaagagcctcgtaGGCGCCtttcgcctggtaggcgctcttcacctaatagccgctctcctttgaataggcatcaagagcctcgtaGACACCGttcgcctggtaggcgctcgtcgcttgggaggcgctcttctcctgacagCCGCTCTCCTCTGGTTAGGCACCAAGAGCctcacaagcgctctactcctagtaggcgctcggaccCTAATAACCGCTCGCCTCGCGACAGGTGCCCTGACTCTCGCAGAGGCTCTCCGCCCCGTAAGCGCCCGGCTTCTGGATTCGATTCTCCCCGTAGTAGAAGCCAAGACTCTCCCTCTTTCAAGATTTCGTCTAACTCGAAACGGGAGTCTTCTCTCAGACAGTTCAGGCCTGATAGGCATTCCTCGGTTTCTTCTTGTCGATCCCCTGTTGAAAGGACTTCTCCGGTACGACGACATGCATCGGTTGGACACCCTTCTCCTGATAAGACCGCATCTTATTCAAAGGATCCTCGTTCACCTGTACAAGAAGACCAGGATGGCTCTGACGACGAGGCTAACAAGACGGCAGCTGTCTCTTCGTACAAGAAACTGACTGAGCTATTGCTTCAGGAATTTGGAGATTCCCTTAGCCCtaccgctcctccgtctcctcacTCGTTGTTTTCGAAGTCCAAGGCAACGAAGGGATCCTCCTGTGTTAGGATGAAGCCCACCTTATCCATGAAGAAAGCACTTAGGAGCTTTGGATCTTGGCTGCTCTCCAAAGAAGAAGCAGGGAGGATGATGTTTGCCTTTCCACCGTCTAAACTGTCTGGGCGTACTGGTttttggtacgagacaggagaaccATTGGGTCTGGGTCTCCCATCTTCAGCCGACGCAGATTTTTCAGCACTAGTAGATGCGACCAGGAGATCAGCTCTTAACTCGGCAAAGACAATGTGA